One genomic region from Bos javanicus breed banteng chromosome 14, ARS-OSU_banteng_1.0, whole genome shotgun sequence encodes:
- the POP1 gene encoding ribonucleases P/MRP protein subunit POP1, translating to MSNAKERKHAKKMRNQPTNVTLSSGFVADSGVKHHNGGGKPFQSQKESHPGTSRQRQTRTTHRPLAESDVKEQPSSRVTFRKKGGWKAGPEGTSQEIPKYITASTFAQARAAEISAMLKAVTQTSSNSLVFQTLPRHMRRRAMSHNVKRLPRRLREIAQKEAEKAVHQKKEHSKNKCHKARRCHINRILEFNRRQKKNKWLETHIWHAKRFHMVKRWGYCLGERPTVKSHRACYRAMTSRCLLQDLSYYCCLELEGKEEEILKALSSMCSIDTGLTFAAVHCLSGKCQGSVMLYRANKYPLEMLGPVTFMWKAQGTPGDTSESRQLWIWLHPALKQDILEEIKAVCQCMEPTKATVQIPDPLLTPSQEKSQIDLPEEKVSKKRKRKDDGENAQPVKKVTGDGTRDPLQPYSWLSPATGIVIRDLTMEMNRFRLIGPLSHCILTEALKAASVHSEGEDTEKTPHRWWIETCKNPDSVSLHRRQEAVFELLGGITSPAEIPAGTILGLTVGDPRINLPQKRSKVLPNPEKCQDNEKVRQLLLEGVPVECSHSFLWNQDICKSVTENKISDQDLNRKRSELLVPGSQLFLGPHESKVPILLIQQPGKVTGHEQRGWGSGWDILLPKGWGMAFWIPFIYRGARVGGLKETLVHSQYKRSPNVPDDFPDCPAGVLFAEEQAKHLLEKYKRRPPAKRPNYVKLGTLAPFYCPWEQLTRDWESRVQAPEESSAASSPSGGESGSSRDGVPRVAEPGRTAQLSDDQGTPLCDSSGPEGVMDTDCPATMGTEEATSQSAASSPLCVLRSRRLLRQLSAWCGPRPGGRQATQRAGRGQQGLTGEACPAVLDAFPRALVWVRLALLGKGSPGPHTLICVPAEEDLLQLSSDWLYHGPQEPKHSDPFKSQIREQKEKKKLEKRLNQERAASEGLAEGGPVAGPQPLTLGLWSGPLPVVTSHCSRVLLGFVTQGDFSMAVGCGEALGFVSLTGLLDMLSKQPGLDRGLVLLRPPASLQYRFARITIEV from the exons CTTCTACTTTTGCTCAAGCCCGAGCTGCTGAAATCAGTGCCATGTTGAAAGCAGTGACCCAGACATCTTCTAATTCGCTGGTTTTCCAGACTCTGCCACGGCACATGAGACGAAGAGCCATGAGCCACAATGTCAAACGCCTTCCTCGGCGGTTACGGGAGATTGCCCAGAAAGAG GCAGAGAAAGCAGTTCATCAGAAAAAAGAACACTCAAAAAATAAGTGCCATAAAGCTCGACGATGTCACATAAACCGCATACTGGAATTTAACCGGAgacaaaagaagaacaaatggCTGGAAACTCACATCTGGCACGCGAAGCGGTTTCACATGGTCAAGAGGTGGGGCTACTGCCTGGGGGAGAGGCCGACAGTCAAGAGCCACAGAGCCTGCTACCGGGCCATGACGAGCCGCTGCCTCCTCCAG GATTTATCCTACTACTGCTGTTTGGAGTTGGAGggcaaagaggaagaaatactaAAAGCACTTTCTTCAATGTGTAGCATAGACACAG GATTGACTTTTGCCGCAGTCCACTGTTTGTCTGGAAAGTGCCAAGGGAGTGTCATGCTTTACCGGGCAAATAAGTATCCCCTAGAAATGCTGGGTCCTGTGACATTTATGTGGAAGGCCCAGGGGACCCCTGGTGATACTTCTGAGAGCAGGCAGTTGTGGATCTGGCTTCATCCAGCTCTTAAACAG GATATCTTAGAGGAGATAAAAGCAGTGTGTCAGTGTATGGAACCTACCAAGGCAACTGTACAGATCCCAGATCCCCTTCTGACACCGTCTCAAGAGAAAAGCCAGATTGACCTGCCTGAAGAAAAAGTCAGCAAGAAAAGAAAACGGAAAGATGATGGGGAAAACGCTCAACCAGTTAAAAAAGTCACTGGTGATGGAACTAGAGATCCACTGCAGCCATATTCTTGGCTCTCTCCAGCCACAGGCATCGTGATCCG tgATTTGACTATGGAGATGAACAGATTCCGGCTGATCGGTCCTCTTTCTCACTGCATCTTAACTGAGGCGCTCAAAGCTGCTTCCGTCCACTCC GAGGGAGAGGACACAGAGAAGACACCTCACCGTTGGTGGATTGAAACCTGCAAGAATCCTGATAGTGTTTCCCTTCATCGCAGACAAGAAGCCGTTTTTGAATTGTTGGGAG GGATAACATCACCAGCAGAAATTCCAGCAGGTACTATTCTGGGACTGACGGTTGGTGACCCACGAATAAATCTGCCTCAAAAGAGGTCCAAAGTTTTGCCCAATCCAGAAAAATGCCAAG ATAATGAGAAAGTTAGACAGCTGCTTCTGGAGGGTGTGCCGGTGGAGTGTTCACATAGCTTTCTCTGGAACCAAGATATCTGTAAGAGTGTCACAGAGAATAAAATCTCGGATCAG GATTTAAACCGGAAGAGGAGTGAATTGCTGGTGCCCGGGTCACAACTTTTTTTAGGTCCCCATGAATCCAAGGTTCCTATACTTTTGATTCAACAACCAGGAAAAGTGACGGGTCATGAGCAACGAGGCTGGGGAAGCGGCTGGGATATCCTGCTCCCAAAGGGCTGGGGCATGGCGTTCTGGATTCCATTT ATCTATCGAGGTGCAAGAGTTGGAGGGTTAAAAGAAACCTTAGTGCATTCTCAGTATAAAAGGTCGCCTAATGTCCCGGATGATTTCCCAGACTGCCCTGCTGGGGTTCTCTTTGCTGAAGAGCAAGCGAAACATCTTCTTGAGAAGTACAAGAG ACGTCCTCCTGCAAAACGGCCCAACTACGTTAAGCTTGGCACCCTGGCACCTTTTTACTGTCCCTGGGAGCAGTTAACTCGAGACTGGGAGTCAAGAGTCCAGGCTCCAGAGGAATCGTCTGCAGCTTCCTCTCCAAGTGGTGGGGAGAGTGGCTCGAGCAGAGATGGGGTACCTCGTGTTGCCGAGCCTGGGAGGACTGCTCAGCTGTCTGACGACCAGGGCACACCCCTGTGTGACTCCAGTGGGCCCGAGGGAGTCATGGACACAGATTGTCCAGCCACGATGGGGACCGAGGAGGCGACCAGCCAGAGTGCCGCCAGCAGCCCCCTTTGCGTTCTGAG GAGTAGAAGATTACTGAGGCAGCTGTCAGCCTGGTGCGGACCCAGGCCTGGGGGCCGTCAGGCGACCCAGCGAGCCGGCAGAGGCCAGCAAGGACTAACCGGAGAGGCCTGCCCGGCTGTGCTGGACGCCTTCCCCAGGGCCCTGGTGTGGGTCAGGCTGGCCCTGCTGGGGAAGGGCAGCCCTGGCCCGCACACCCTGATCTGCGTCCCAGCCGAGGAGGATCTCCTGCAGCTCTCCAGCGATTGGCTGTACCATGGGCCCCAGGAGCCCAAGCACAGTGACCCATTCAAGAGCCAGATCCgggaacagaaggagaagaagaagctAGAGAAGAGGCTGAACCAAGAGCGTGCCGCGTCTGAGGGCCTGGCAGAGGGCGGCCCTGTGGCCGGGCCCCAGCCCCTGACCCTGGGCTTGTGGTCAGGCCCCCTCCCCGTTGTGACTTCTCACTGCTCCAGAGTTCTCCTTGGCTTTGTCACACAGGGAGATTTTTCCATGGCCGTTGGCTGTGGGGAAGCCCTGGGGTTTGTTAGCCTGACGGGCTTGCTGGACATGCTGTCCAAGCAGCCAGGGCTGGACAGGGGCCTTGTGTTGCTGAGGCCGCCTGCCTCCTTGCAGTATCGGTTTGCAAGAATCACAATTGAGGTGTGA